One region of Drosophila teissieri strain GT53w chromosome 2L, Prin_Dtei_1.1, whole genome shotgun sequence genomic DNA includes:
- the LOC122615142 gene encoding voltage-dependent anion-selective channel encodes MPMRNRIRNLFRRNKRKRLASEYQEPHDEDRGNAQDTGNAEDSQEENKVEILPPPAMEGEMPTYFHVGLLAKMCLTHGYTIGRWKMQCTSKTEKDFYLSSFGEGYPTWNSVYGGLEAYKELGSFYTSLAWLSDGNVLSDLGAHGNGLGGTWFTTVKSMVSAGQTEGRCKLQCKLKCGFDRNPGKVEINIPLYREPLLMGYIMMEPAKNFLLGYRTVFNVEDRDFIMHAFCGGYSNDATEVGLKLENFKTIRGSIFQRLGEKWAVAMKANLYGNVSAKSITIGGQYEWEPGTLLKAKVRGDTRLGFIFQRKLREDIEVLFHVGFEGNDPINGKHKYGASWYFNV; translated from the exons ATGCCCATGAGAAACCGGATACGGAACTTGTTCAGGAGGAACAAACGAAAGCGCTTAGCATCCGAATACCAGGAACCCCATGATGAGGATAGGGGCAATGCCCAGGACACGGGCAATGCAGAAGACTCTCAGGAGGAGAACAAGGTGGAGATTCTGCCGCCTCCAGCGATGGAGGGTGAGATGCCCACCTACTTCCACGTGGGTCTGCTGGCCAAGATGTGTCTCACCCACGGCTACACCATTGGACGCTGGAAGATGCAGTGCACCTCGAAGACGGAGAAGGACTTCTATCTGAGCAGCTTCGGCGAGGGTTATCCGACCTGGAACTCTGTCTACGGCGGACTGGAGGCGTACAAAGAGCTTGGCTCCTTTTACACATCCCTCGCCTGGTTGTCGGATGGAAACGTGCTATCAGATCTTGGGGCACATGGTAATGGGCTGGGCGGGACATGGTTCACCACAGTGAAGTCTATGGTCAGCGCTGGTCAGACTGAGGG CCGATGCAAATTGCAATGCAAGCTGAAGTGTGGCTTCGATCGAAATcctggaaaagtggaaattaaTATTCCCCTATATAGGGAACCTTTATTAATGGGCTACATTATGATGGAGCCGGCTAAGAACTTTTTGTTGGGCTACCGCACGGTGTTCAATGTGGAGGATAGGGACTTCATTATGCACGCCTTCTGCGGAGGATATAGCAACGATGCCACGGAAGTCGGACTGAAATT GGAGAATTTCAAGACGATCCGAGGATCGATATTCCAGCGCCTTGGTGAAAAGTGGGCTGTGGCAATGAAGGCCAACCTGTATGGAAACGTGAGTGCCAAGAGTATCACCATTGGAGGTCAGTACGAATGGGAACCTGGAACGCTGCTGAAGGCCAAGGTACGAGGAGATACCCGCTTGGGGTTCATCTTTCAGAGAAAACTCCGCGAAGACATCGAAGTCCTGTTCCACGTTGGCTTCGAGGGAAACGATCCCATTAATGGGAAGCACAAGTACGGCGCATCCTGGTACTTTAATGTGTAG
- the LOC122615134 gene encoding voltage-dependent anion-selective channel gives MTNMKQRLRNLFRRNKMRTRATTVPNKKEAPEPAQQEPNKKSGKQDASKQEPPKEEESEQPAKDVDVEIIPTPPAEGEMLTYFHVGALAKDCLINGFKIGAWQMQCTTRTDSDFYLSTFGEGYPTMRNVFGGVEVFKEVGNYSTSLGWFTSNDLVSEIGVRGMSFGSRLYGLLKSTIGTKDEVTFQTKLKCGLERDPVKVELVVPLCNEPLCLGYVMLAPLENWVLGYRTEYNCDQKGFDKHALCLGFNNGRTEVGLKLENFENLRGSIFQRIGEAWAFAIKANLYSSENVKQFAIGLQYDFQNGTLVKAKLREDSRLGFVYQSKIGTNIDVGYHVAFDGADPIGGAHRIGVSWGFHC, from the exons ATGACCAATATGAAGCAACGGCTGCGCAACTTGTTCCGCCGGAACAAAATGCGCACCCGAGCCACCACAGTACCGAATAAAAAGGAGGCTCCGGAGCCAGCGCAGCAGGAGCCGAACAAGAAGTCGGGTAAACAGGATGCCTCCAAGCAGGAGCCACCTAAGGAGGAAGAGTCCGAACAGCCAGCCAAGGATGTCGACGTAGAGATAATACCCACGCCACCGGCAGAGGGCGAAATGCTCACCTACTTCCATGTGGGCGCCTTGGCGAAGGATTGCCTCATCAATGGTTTCAAGATCGGCGCCTGGCAGATGCAGTGCACCACGCGAACGGACTCGGACTTCTACCTGAGCACCTTCGGCGAAGGATATCCCACCATGAGGAACGTCTTTGGCGGCGTGGAGGTGTTCAAGGAAGTGGGCAACTACAGCACGTCCCTCGGCTGGTTCACCAGCAATGATCTTGTCTCGGAGATCGGGGTGCGCGGCATGAGCTTTGGCAGTCGGCTGTATGGACTGCTCAAGTCCACAATTGGCACGAAAGACGA AGTCACGTTTCAAACGAAGCTGAAGTGCGGTTTGGAGCGCGATCCCGTGAAGGTGGAACTGGTGGTGCCGCTGTGCAACGAACCCCTATGTTTGGGCTATGTCATGTTGGCGCCTTTGGAGAACTGGGTGCTGGGATATCGAACGGAGTACAACTGTGACCAAAAGGGATTCGATAAGCACGCCCTGTGCCTGGGCTTCAATAATGGGAGGACCGAAGTGGGTCTAAAGCT TGAGAATTTCGAGAACCTGCGAGGATCGATATTTCAAAGGATCGGCGAAGCCTGGGCCTTTGCCATAAAGGCGAACCTCTACAGCTCGGAAAATGTGAAACAGTTTGCCATTGGACTTCAGTACGACTTCCAGAATGGCACCTTGGTGAAAGCCAAGCTGCGGGAGGACTCCAGACTTGGGTTCGTCTACCAGTCGAAGATTGGGACAAACATCGATGTTGGCTATCACGTGGCCTTTGATGGGGCAGACCCCATTGGTGGAGCCCATAGGATTGGTGTATCCTGGGGTTTTCACTGTTGA
- the LOC122613740 gene encoding SET domain-containing protein SmydA-8 isoform X2, with the protein MLKARLQEDALLGRCLATSCSVERGELVLEELPFARGPKRDSGIVCLGCYQFLQFGEDGDSLDRCELCDWPLCGSCADDEDVTEHRGECQVFSAARVTFAGNVSDDGVCPQLDCITILRVLLAKEANPERWDNEVAPMEHHEEERKKDADVWHADRVNIAQYLRGPCKLASRFSEELIMQVVGVLEVNAFEARSPKGYPLRCLFPYTGILAHNCVPNTSRSIYPSEGYKIRLRAMVDLEEGQALHHSYTYTLDGTAQRQKHLKQGKFFTCQCDRCLDPTELGTHFSSLKCGQCAEGFQVPRQPTEPDTSWNCASCGSDTSNVEALSMLQSLQAEVNAVQALPMAAKRLEEVERLLRKYKSLLHPLHFIATGLRQLLIEMYGRVQGYEMVQLPDHQLERKAELCRQVLRVLNTFEPGLSRTRAMNLYELHVPLVLLAKSGFIAGKLKGGELRARLVDAIDLLTECVQILEFEDKSSQEGVLCVVAKQALKQLTLSVEGLGSELD; encoded by the exons ATGTTGAAGGCCCGTCTGCAGGAGGACGCCCTGCTGGGACGCTGTTTGGCCACCTCGTGCTCCGTGGAGCGGGGCGAGCTggtgctggaggagctgcccTTCGCCCGCGGACCGAAGCGCGACAGCGGCATCGTCTGCCTCGGATGCTACCAGTTCCTGCAGTTCGGAGAGGATGGCGATTCGCTGGACCGCTGCGAACTCTGCGATTGGCCGCTGTGCGGATCGTGTGCCGACGACGAAGACGTCACGGAGCACCGCGGAGAGTGCCAGGTCTTCTCCGCCGCACGTGTCACTTTCGCCGGGAATGTGAGCGATGATGGCGTCTGCCCGCAGTTGGATTGCATAACCATATTGAG GGTTCTGCTGGCCAAGGAGGCGAATCCCGAGCGATGGGACAACGAGGTGGCACCCATGGAGCACCACGAGGAGGAGCGCAAGAAGGACGCCGATGTGTGGCATGCAGATCGCGTGAACATCGCTCAGTATTTGCGCGGTCCCTGCAAACTGGCCTCCCGATTCAGCGAGGAGCTGATCATGCAGGTGGTCGGTGTGCTGGAGGTGAACGCCTTTGAGGCGCGGAGCCCCAAGGGCTATCCACTGCGGTGTCTCTTCCCCTACACCGGCATTCTGGCCCACAACTGCGTGCCCAACACATCCAGGAGCATCTATCCCAGCGAGGGATACAA AATCAGACTGCGTGCCATGGTGGATCTGGAGGAGGGTCAGGCCCTGCACCACAGCTATACCTACACATTGGATGGCACTGCCCAGAGACAGAAGCACCTGAAGCAGGGCAAGTTCTTCACCTGCCAATGCGATCGCTGTCTGGATCCCACGGAATTGGGGACGCACTTCTCCAGCCTGAAGTGTGGTCAGTGCGCCGAGGGATTCCAGGTACCCAGGCAGCCTACAG AACCGGACACCAGTTGGAATTGCGCGAGCTGTGGCTCCGACACCAGCAACGTGGAGGCACTGTCGATGCTGCAATCGCTCCAAGCCGAGGTAAATGCTGTGCAGGCGCTGCCCATGGCCGCCAAGCGGCTGGAGGAGGTCGAACGACTGTTGCGCAAGTACAAATCCCTGCTGCATCCGCTGCACTTCATAGCCACTGGGCTGAGGCAGCTGCTCATCGAGATGTACGGGCGAGTCCAGGGCTACGAGATGGTACAGCTGCCGGACCACCAGTTGGAGCGCAAGGCAGAGCTCTGCCGCCAAGTGCTGAGAGTGCTGAACACCTTCGAACCGGGTCTGAGTCGCACACGCGCCATGAATCTTTACGAGCTGCACGTGCCACTGGTGCTCCTGGCCAAGAGTGGCTTCATTGCCGGCAAGCTGAAGGGCGGTGAGCTGCGAGCGCGCCTCGTGGACGCCATAGATCTGCTGACGGAGTGTGTGCAGATCCTGGAGTTCGAGGACAAGAGCTCCCAGGAGGGAGTGCTGTGCGTTGTGGCGAAGCAGGCACTGAAACAGCTTACGCTGAGCGTGGAGGGACTGGGAAGCGAACTCGATTGA
- the LOC122615149 gene encoding voltage-dependent anion-selective channel: MAKTTPTYPDLGKLARDLFKRGYHPGIWQIDCKTLTNSGIEFFTTGFASQDNSKVTGSLQSKYKMEDQGLTLTERWNTDNWLFGEIMHRDKLAQGLMLAVEAKFQPGSNEADGKFKMGYAHENFNFLADIGLNSEPILNCSLVVGHKEFLGGVGTEFDVGNTELKGWKVALGWTNETATLHGELKNGDSWLASLFYKASEKIDAGVEVTKGAGGGGNADAPEGEQQGGDVVVNLGMIYHLEEDALIRAKINNLVELGLGYEQKLREGIVASISAVLDCNNFKDGNHRFGVGIALQC; the protein is encoded by the exons ATGGCCAAAACCACGCCGACATACCCCGACCTGGGCAAGCTGGCCCGCGATCTCTTCAAGCGCGGCTACCATCCGGGCATCTGGCAGATCGACTGCAAGACGCTGACCAATTCGGGCATCGAGTTCTTCACCACCGGCTTCGCCAGCCAGGACAACAGCAAGGTGACTGGCTCTCTGCAGAGCAAGTACAAGATGGAGGATCAGGGCCTGACCCTCACCGAGCGATGGAACACGGACAACTGGCTCTTTGGCGAGATTATGCATCGGGATAAGTTGGCCCAGGGCCTGATGCTGGCCGTCGAGGCCAAGTTTCAGCCGGGATCAAA CGAGGCGGATGGCAAGTTCAAGATGGGCTATGCCCATGAGAACTTCAACTTCCTGGCCGACATTGGGCTGAACTCGGAGCCGATACTCAACTGCTCGCTGGTTGTGGGCCACAAGGAGTTCCTCGGCGGCGTGGGCACCGAGTTTGATGTGGGCAACACCGAACTCAAGGGCTGGAAGGTGGCCCTTGGCTGGACGAACGAAACAGCCACCCTCCATGGCGAGCT GAAGAACGGAGACTCCTGGCTGGCCTCGCTGTTCTACAAGGCGAGCGAGAAGATCGATGCCGGTGTCGAGGTGACCAAAGgagccggcggaggaggcaACGCCGATGCGCCAGAGGGCGAACAGCAGGGCGGAGATGTGGTCGTCAATCTGGGCATGATCTATCATTTGGAGGAAGACGCCCTCATTCGCGCCAAGATCAACAACCTGGTGGAGCTGGGCCTGGGCTATGAGCAAAAGCTGCGCGAGGGCATCGTCGCCTCCATATCCGCCGTGCTTGATTGCAACAACTTCAAGGATGGAAACCATCGGTTCGGCGTGGGCATTGCCCTCCAGTGCTGA
- the LOC122615158 gene encoding voltage-dependent anion-selective channel — protein MAPPSYSDLGKQARDIFSKGYNFGLWKLDLKTKTSSGIEFSTAGHSNQESGKVFGSLETKYKVKDYGLTLTEKWNTDNTLFTEVAVQDQLLEGLKLSLEGNFAPQSGNKNGKFKVAYGHENVKADSDVNIDLKGPLINASAVLGYQGWLAGYQTAFDTQQSKLTTNNFALGYTTKDFVLHTAVNDGQEFSGSIFQRTSDKLDVGVQLSWASGTSNTKFAIGAKYQLDDDASVRAKVNNASQVGLGYQQKLRDGVTLTLSTLVDGKNFNAGGHKIGVGLELEA, from the exons ATGGCTCCTCCATCATACAGCGATTTGGGCAAACAGGCTCGCGACATCTTCAGCAAAGGCTACAACTTTGGCCTGTGGAAGCTCGATCTGAAGACCAAGACCTCGTCGGGCATCGAGTTCAGCACAGCCGGCCACTCCAACCAGGAGTCTGGAAAGGTCTTCGGCTCCCTGGAGACCAAGTACAAGGTCAAGGATTACGGTCTGACCCTCACCGAGAAGTGGAACACAGACAACACGCTGTTCACCGAGGTTGCTGTCCAGGATCAGCTCCTCGAGGGTCTGAAGCTGTCCCTGGAGGGCAACTTCGCTCCCCAGTCTGG AAACAAGAACGGCAAGTTCAAGGTTGCCTACGGCCATGAGAACGTCAAGGCCGATTCGGATGTGAACATTGACCTGAAGGGCCCCTTGATCAATGCTTCTGCCGTGCTTGGCTACCAGGGATGGTTGGCCGGCTACCAGACCGCATTTGACACACAACAGTCCAAGCTGACCACCAACAACTTTGCCCTTGGCTACACCACCAAGGACTTTGTTCTGCACACAGCTGT CAACGATGGCCAGGAGTTCAGCGGCTCGATCTTCCAACGCACTTCGGACAAGCTGGATGTGGGTGTGCAGCTGTCGTGGGCCAGCggcaccagcaacaccaagTTCGCCATCGGCGCCAAATATCAGCTGGATGACGATGCCAGCGTGCGCGCCAAGGTGAACAACGCCAGCCAGGTGGGTCTGGGCTACCAGCAGAAGCTGCGCGACGGAGTCACCCTGACCCTGTCCACGCTGGTCGATGGCAAGAACTTCAACGCCGGCGGCCACAAGATCGGTGTTGGTCTGGAGCTGGAGGCCTAA
- the LOC122613740 gene encoding SET domain-containing protein SmydA-8 isoform X1: MTSPPTLSVNRTAVQWSPVCGRYLVAKGATLAHGLLIEEQPFAVGPKCNGPVVCLGCYETDPDPEEELCSECGWPLCVECAQRADNVHFQQECRELKDARARFFPLPSGSSHCPQLDCIMPLRVLLAKEANPERWDNEVAPMEHHEEERKKDADVWHADRVNIAQYLRGPCKLASRFSEELIMQVVGVLEVNAFEARSPKGYPLRCLFPYTGILAHNCVPNTSRSIYPSEGYKIRLRAMVDLEEGQALHHSYTYTLDGTAQRQKHLKQGKFFTCQCDRCLDPTELGTHFSSLKCGQCAEGFQVPRQPTEPDTSWNCASCGSDTSNVEALSMLQSLQAEVNAVQALPMAAKRLEEVERLLRKYKSLLHPLHFIATGLRQLLIEMYGRVQGYEMVQLPDHQLERKAELCRQVLRVLNTFEPGLSRTRAMNLYELHVPLVLLAKSGFIAGKLKGGELRARLVDAIDLLTECVQILEFEDKSSQEGVLCVVAKQALKQLTLSVEGLGSELD; the protein is encoded by the exons ATGACATCGCCGCCAACGCTGTCGGTGAATCGGACGGCGGTTCAGTGGAGTCCGGTCTGCGGACGCTATCTGGTGGCCAAGGGAGCGACTCTTGCCCACGGTCTGCTGATCGAGGAGCAGCCCTTTGCCGTGGGACCCAAGTGCAATGGACCGGTGGTGTGTCTGGGATGCTACGAAACCGATCCGGATCCCGAGGAGGAGCTCTGCAGTGAATGTGGCTGGCCGCTGTGCGTGGAGTGCGCCCAACGAGCGGATAATGTCCACTTCCAGCAGGAGTGCCGTGAGCTGAAGGATGCGCGGGCACGATTCTTCCCACTGCCCAGCGGGAGCAGCCACTGCCCGCAATTGGACTGTATTATGCCGCTCAG GGTTCTGCTGGCCAAGGAGGCGAATCCCGAGCGATGGGACAACGAGGTGGCACCCATGGAGCACCACGAGGAGGAGCGCAAGAAGGACGCCGATGTGTGGCATGCAGATCGCGTGAACATCGCTCAGTATTTGCGCGGTCCCTGCAAACTGGCCTCCCGATTCAGCGAGGAGCTGATCATGCAGGTGGTCGGTGTGCTGGAGGTGAACGCCTTTGAGGCGCGGAGCCCCAAGGGCTATCCACTGCGGTGTCTCTTCCCCTACACCGGCATTCTGGCCCACAACTGCGTGCCCAACACATCCAGGAGCATCTATCCCAGCGAGGGATACAA AATCAGACTGCGTGCCATGGTGGATCTGGAGGAGGGTCAGGCCCTGCACCACAGCTATACCTACACATTGGATGGCACTGCCCAGAGACAGAAGCACCTGAAGCAGGGCAAGTTCTTCACCTGCCAATGCGATCGCTGTCTGGATCCCACGGAATTGGGGACGCACTTCTCCAGCCTGAAGTGTGGTCAGTGCGCCGAGGGATTCCAGGTACCCAGGCAGCCTACAG AACCGGACACCAGTTGGAATTGCGCGAGCTGTGGCTCCGACACCAGCAACGTGGAGGCACTGTCGATGCTGCAATCGCTCCAAGCCGAGGTAAATGCTGTGCAGGCGCTGCCCATGGCCGCCAAGCGGCTGGAGGAGGTCGAACGACTGTTGCGCAAGTACAAATCCCTGCTGCATCCGCTGCACTTCATAGCCACTGGGCTGAGGCAGCTGCTCATCGAGATGTACGGGCGAGTCCAGGGCTACGAGATGGTACAGCTGCCGGACCACCAGTTGGAGCGCAAGGCAGAGCTCTGCCGCCAAGTGCTGAGAGTGCTGAACACCTTCGAACCGGGTCTGAGTCGCACACGCGCCATGAATCTTTACGAGCTGCACGTGCCACTGGTGCTCCTGGCCAAGAGTGGCTTCATTGCCGGCAAGCTGAAGGGCGGTGAGCTGCGAGCGCGCCTCGTGGACGCCATAGATCTGCTGACGGAGTGTGTGCAGATCCTGGAGTTCGAGGACAAGAGCTCCCAGGAGGGAGTGCTGTGCGTTGTGGCGAAGCAGGCACTGAAACAGCTTACGCTGAGCGTGGAGGGACTGGGAAGCGAACTCGATTGA